A stretch of the Acidimicrobiales bacterium genome encodes the following:
- a CDS encoding peptide ABC transporter substrate-binding protein → MTLLYWQAASTLNPYLSGGWKDRDAGSVILEPLAEFDDQGVLVPALATEIPTVANGGVAEDLKSITWQLLEGVLWSDGTPLTSDDVVFSWEYCSHPDTGCANAGSYEGVTSVEAVDDLTITVNFAEATPFPYVPFVSNSLPVIQRAQFGNCVGAASAECTDQNFAPIGTGPFKIESFTTNDTAVYVINENYRGVPEGEPYFGRVVIKGGGDAPATARSVLELGESDYAWNLQVEPEILAAMVAAGKGTVVSAFSTMVERIMVNQTNPDPALGDDRSEYMDGGNPHPFLTDPVVGRALSIAIDRQTLVDVGYGDAGRPTCNVWPAPPAQNSTANDECLTQDIDLANQLLDDAGYADTDGDGVRESPDGVPLKILYQTSTNTVRQATQELIKQDWAKIGVETELRNIDASVFFGGDPASPDTYGKFYADIEMYTNGAAGVDSQSYMGSWTTPNISGKDTNWQGSNVQRFQSDEYDALHAELTQTADMDRRNEITIQLNDLVVGNYSIIPLIHRGSVSAHANSLTGVKLNPWDAELWNIGEWARN, encoded by the coding sequence GTGACGCTCCTTTACTGGCAGGCCGCATCCACCCTCAACCCGTATCTTTCGGGTGGTTGGAAGGACCGGGACGCTGGTTCGGTCATCCTCGAGCCGTTGGCCGAGTTTGACGACCAGGGCGTCCTCGTTCCTGCGCTTGCCACCGAGATCCCGACGGTTGCCAACGGCGGAGTCGCCGAAGACCTGAAGTCGATCACCTGGCAGCTCCTTGAGGGTGTTCTGTGGTCCGACGGAACGCCGCTCACCTCCGACGACGTGGTGTTCAGCTGGGAGTACTGCTCTCACCCGGACACCGGATGTGCCAATGCGGGTTCCTATGAAGGCGTGACCTCGGTGGAGGCTGTCGACGATCTCACCATCACGGTGAACTTCGCTGAGGCGACACCGTTCCCGTACGTCCCCTTCGTGTCGAACTCGTTGCCGGTCATCCAGCGGGCTCAGTTCGGTAACTGTGTGGGCGCGGCTTCGGCCGAGTGCACCGACCAGAACTTTGCTCCGATCGGCACCGGTCCGTTCAAGATCGAGTCGTTCACCACGAACGACACCGCGGTATACGTGATCAACGAGAACTACCGCGGTGTTCCCGAGGGCGAGCCCTACTTCGGCAGGGTTGTCATCAAGGGCGGTGGCGACGCCCCGGCGACGGCCCGTTCGGTGCTGGAGCTCGGCGAGTCCGACTATGCCTGGAACCTTCAGGTCGAGCCGGAGATCCTCGCTGCCATGGTTGCCGCTGGAAAGGGCACGGTCGTGTCGGCCTTCTCGACCATGGTCGAACGGATCATGGTGAACCAGACCAACCCGGATCCGGCACTCGGCGACGATCGCAGCGAGTACATGGACGGTGGCAACCCGCACCCGTTCCTGACCGACCCGGTGGTAGGTCGTGCGCTGTCGATCGCCATCGACCGCCAGACCCTGGTTGATGTCGGCTACGGCGACGCCGGTCGTCCCACGTGCAACGTGTGGCCCGCTCCGCCAGCCCAGAACTCCACGGCCAACGACGAGTGCCTCACCCAGGACATCGACCTGGCCAACCAGTTGCTGGACGACGCCGGCTACGCCGACACTGATGGAGACGGCGTGCGCGAGTCGCCCGATGGGGTGCCGCTCAAGATCCTCTACCAGACGTCCACCAACACGGTGCGGCAGGCCACCCAGGAGCTGATCAAGCAGGACTGGGCCAAGATCGGTGTGGAGACCGAGCTTCGTAACATCGATGCCTCGGTGTTCTTCGGTGGTGACCCGGCCAGCCCGGACACCTACGGCAAGTTCTACGCCGACATCGAGATGTACACGAACGGCGCGGCCGGCGTGGACTCACAGTCCTACATGGGGAGTTGGACAACCCCGAATATCAGCGGTAAGGACACCAACTGGCAGGGGAGCAACGTCCAGCGCTTCCAGAGCGACGAATACGACGCACTGCACGCGGAGCTAACCCAGACCGCGGACATGGACCGTCGTAACGAAATCACGATTCAGCTCAACGACCTGGTCGTGGGTAACTACTCGATCATCCCGCTGATCCACCGGGGCAGCGTCTCGGCGCATGCCAACTCGCTGACCGGGGTCAAGCTCAACCCGTGGGATGCAGAGTTGTGGAACATCGGGGAGTGGGCACGTAACTAG
- a CDS encoding ABC transporter permease, translated as MIWFAGRRLMVAVPTLVAISLVIFTILDLAPGDPTSSLPLTIPGDVREQIRESMGFNDPFFIRWILWVKQMFINEPLSIIEQVFNIQVGSGDRTRVLSWQSRGPVVDTIIERLPQTTWVMGLAFIFGILIAVPVGVISAYRQYSVFDQVGTFVSMVGYSVPTFFTGLLAIIIFSVKLGWFPSYYDTTLEVTDWNSFVAQIRQIVLPVGVLSMFNAAALSRFTRSAMLDNLSADYVRTARSKGLREKRVLVRHVLRNSLIPVVTLIALQVPFVFAGALITEQIFRINGIGQLMISSIHGGDVPMVQTLSFLIAAITVFFNLVADIVYGILDPRIRYE; from the coding sequence GTGATCTGGTTCGCCGGTCGGCGGCTGATGGTCGCCGTGCCCACATTGGTGGCGATCAGCCTGGTCATCTTCACCATCCTTGACCTGGCGCCCGGAGATCCGACCTCGTCGCTTCCCCTCACCATCCCCGGTGATGTCCGGGAACAGATACGGGAGTCGATGGGGTTCAACGACCCATTCTTCATCCGGTGGATCCTCTGGGTGAAGCAGATGTTCATCAACGAGCCGCTCAGCATCATTGAGCAGGTTTTCAACATCCAGGTCGGCAGCGGTGATCGGACTCGGGTCCTCTCCTGGCAGTCAAGGGGGCCGGTGGTCGACACCATCATCGAGAGGCTCCCCCAGACCACCTGGGTGATGGGCCTGGCCTTCATCTTCGGCATCCTCATCGCCGTGCCGGTAGGGGTCATCTCGGCCTACCGGCAGTACTCGGTGTTCGACCAGGTCGGCACCTTCGTCTCGATGGTGGGCTACTCGGTTCCCACCTTCTTCACCGGCCTCCTGGCCATCATCATCTTCAGCGTCAAGCTCGGGTGGTTCCCGTCCTACTACGACACCACCCTCGAGGTGACCGACTGGAATTCCTTCGTGGCCCAGATCCGACAGATCGTCCTCCCGGTGGGAGTGCTCTCCATGTTCAACGCAGCGGCGTTGAGCCGGTTCACCCGATCGGCGATGCTGGACAACCTGTCGGCGGACTACGTGAGGACGGCCCGCTCCAAGGGCCTCCGCGAGAAGCGGGTTCTAGTCCGCCACGTCCTACGCAACAGCCTCATCCCGGTGGTGACCCTGATTGCTCTTCAGGTCCCGTTCGTCTTCGCAGGAGCGCTGATCACCGAGCAGATCTTCCGCATCAACGGGATCGGACAACTGATGATCAGTTCAATCCACGGCGGCGACGTCCCAATGGTCCAGACGCTGAGCTTCCTGATTGCCGCCATCACGGTGTTCTTCAACCTCGTGGCGGACATCGTCTACGGGATCCTGGATCCCCGGATCCGATACGAGTGA